Sequence from the Melanotaenia boesemani isolate fMelBoe1 chromosome 21, fMelBoe1.pri, whole genome shotgun sequence genome:
ttccacatcaTTATGTAATGCCTTGAAACCCGCAGTATTATTTTACCAACATATAATAAAACCAAGAGTGTGAAAATGTGAtggataatttttttaatgagtaGAGTCACAGTTTTTACGATGTACAAGTTATGCATCATAATGCCAAAGACACAAAGGCAGCTGTACatcataaataatatataagtTAATATTGGGTCTTGTTCAAGTGCATAATATTGGCAGGTACATTTGCTCAAATGagggtaataaaaaaaagaatcataATGATAATGACATTAAACTTAAAACTCAGGATGCAGtatagaaacacaaaaagagaaattacCAGCAGCTGTTGCACAACACCAACTCTTTAATTAACAGACACAGGGCACCGTCAAGGTAATAACATTAACATACTTAAAGAATAATCAGACTGTTAGATATCCAAACTAAACTACATATACCCGGTAAACTTAGTGCATCCTTCCTTGGGTACCTGGGCATGACTTTGGCCgctaaaaacagacaaattgtGCGTGTTTGGtcttaaaaatgggatttttctgtgcaatattttttttaaatattccatTTTGAAAACCATCTACCATCTTGCAATGGATAAGAAAAGTTACAGCTAGTCCCAACCCCAAAAAGTCAGCAGGTAccgcaacacaaaaaaagaggtAGCCATCAAaagatgtatgtatatatatttcatttttatatagatatatagagctacactggaaataaaaagtcTTGCTATGGCTTGGTTTAATCAACACATGCTGGAAGGCACTAACAAAGCACTTGGTgcacattttaacattaaaagggGAGCATGTCCCTGACCTGCGTCACAGCAACATCACCTGATCAGAAAGCCTACGATGCTGAGGACCATCAGACCCACAGAGTAGCGCACTGATgcagcagagctgctgctgctgctgctgctgctattgCTTCTTGGCTGTGTGGAGACTGGCTGTGCTGGTTGGACGTTTCTGTAGACGTTAACCATCAAAGCTGAAGTGTTGTCTGAGATGCGCACCGTAGTGCTAAAGAGGTCAATCTAGAAAGACAATAGAGACAGTTAGCTGCATGAAAAGACTTGAATGACttgatttgtattttatgtaCAATATACAAAATAGCTCACCACATCGCTGCTGACCATGATTGGATCCTTGAACACAGTCCAAACCACAGCCTCATTACATAATGGGGTCGTCAATGAGCCATGGTAGCGGTAATACTTGGTGCGATCCACTCCGCTCAGGAGATTGTCCAGAGAAATCCCAGGTGCTATATTTTCTGACTGGCCTGAGGACAAAAAATGACCAGTGAAGAGACTAAGTTACATTTAACaggaaataactaaataaataaataaataagaggagAAATCTTACCGTTCTTTATAATTCTAGACAGATAGGACGTCAAATTACTCCAGCTGGCAGGCTGCCCAGTTTTATTGCCTGGCCTTACCTGGgagaaaaaatgtgtgaaaaacatTTCTCCGATAGAAAAACTGCAGCTACTATACATCAATGTACAATGACAGCTGCACCTAAACTATTGCATATCAACACTGTAAAAAGCTACATGTGTCTTTTCTCACATCAATGAAGAAACCAAGAGCAGCAAGTCCTGTGGGGTCGGCAACAGCTAGAGTCGTGTTCCTGTTCAGGGATGACTTGCTGTTTACTATGTGTAACTGGAAGAAACAAGGAAAGtcatatgtttttatatgaacACACCGAAGAGAACGTAAACTGGCAAACAAAACCTGTATTTACCTCCATGGGGTAACGCTTGCCATCCACAGTATGTTCAGAGCCTGGGATAGAGGAACCATTACCCCAGTGCAAGTGTAACTGCAGGCTGTCGTAGGTTTCAGACAAACCTCCCCCTGAAATCTTAACACCAGGCCCGAGGGTCACCTGGACtaatggagtaaaaaaaaaagagagttaAATACTCATTACCTGGAAGCTGAATGTAAATTCAccaaaaaagaacacaaaaacatcCCATGTATGTTTCCAAGAAGGGAAATTTAGGCAAATTAAGCAAATGATGCATAAACTgtatgaaaattatttaaaaaaaaaaaaaaaaaaacgaagcTTCTCATTCCACACCTGTCGCCCCTGTGTTTTTGATCGTCTGCAGAGCGGAGGTGTTGTCGTAGTTCTCAAAGGTGAACGCAGTCAGGTTGGAGTTGGTCGTGGCAGATGCTGAGACGATGTTAATGGGCGACTGGCGCGTGCCATTGCAATACTGTG
This genomic interval carries:
- the ca15b gene encoding carbonic anhydrase XVb; translated protein: MTWFVVVAVSILVPSAFCASDAVAWCYHDPTCNETTWSTIAAQYCNGTRQSPINIVSASATTNSNLTAFTFENYDNTSALQTIKNTGATVQVTLGPGVKISGGGLSETYDSLQLHLHWGNGSSIPGSEHTVDGKRYPMELHIVNSKSSLNRNTTLAVADPTGLAALGFFIDVRPGNKTGQPASWSNLTSYLSRIIKNGQSENIAPGISLDNLLSGVDRTKYYRYHGSLTTPLCNEAVVWTVFKDPIMVSSDVIDLFSTTVRISDNTSALMVNVYRNVQPAQPVSTQPRSNSSSSSSSSSAASVRYSVGLMVLSIVGFLIR